A window of the Falco rusticolus isolate bFalRus1 chromosome 1, bFalRus1.pri, whole genome shotgun sequence genome harbors these coding sequences:
- the TLR2 gene encoding toll-like receptor 2 isoform X3, whose protein sequence is MFNQMKYKSRITHNWQVWAIYMIFAANLSEEQVLKQACPSCGATEVCNCSARGLDFIPPGLTGKITVLNLAHNRIKHIQSQDLQQAVNLRALLLQSNNISSIDADSFRSLGKLELLDLSNNSLAYLYPAWFGQLFSLQHLHLQGNSYRDLGESSPFSSLRNLSSLHLGNPWFSMIRQGNFEGIALLDKLWIDGGNLSQYEPGSLKSFKKINHMIINIRNTNVFSAIIRDLLHSVAWLEVRDIRLEIEKETLVQNATLPFRIQKLTFRDASFTDQYMSRILVLLKDITSLVELEAIDCVLDGKGEWDIKEIARSGKSFVETVSLKNIVIQNFHLFFDLEGMESQINQLKRLTIASSRVFMVACKLAKHFSSLLYLDFSDNLLVNNRLKETICEGAWPSLQTLNLSENSLKSLKNTANSVTRLPKLINLDISQNNFGEMPDVCEWPENLKYLNLSSTQISEVTACIPPTLEVLDVSANNLRGFELQLPFLKELYLTKNQLKTLPGAVPIPNIVVMSVRGNKLNGLSKEEFVSFKKMELLDASDNSFICSCEFLSFIHHQAEIAQVLVGWPDEYICDSPLAVRGAQVGAVHLSLMECHRSLVVSLICAVVFLVILVLVAVGYKYHAVWYLRMTWAWLQAKRKPKRAPPKDICYDAFVSYSENDSDWVENIMVRELEQACPPFRLCLHKRDFVPGKWIVDNIIDSIEKSHKTLFVLSEHFVQSEWCKYELDFSHFRLFDENNDAAILVLLEPIQSKAIPRRFCKLRKIMNTKTYLEWPRGEDRQEMFWENLKGALKS, encoded by the coding sequence ATGTTCAaccaaatgaaatacaaatctAGAATAACACACAATTGGCAAGTGTGGGCTATCTACATGATCTTCGCTGCAAACCTCTCTGAAGAGCAAGTGCTGAAGCAGGCTTGTCCTTCATGCGGTGCCACTGAGGTTTGCAACTGCTCTGCCAGGGGCTTGGACTTCATTCCCCCAGGGCTCACGGGCAAAATCACAGTGTTAAACCTGGCCCACAACAGGATAAAGCACATCCAGTCCCAGgacctgcagcaggctgtgaacctgagagccctgctgctgcagtccaACAACATCAGCTCCATAGATGCGGACTCGTTTCGCTCCCTCGGGAAACTGGAGCTCTTGGACTTGTCAAATAACAGCTTGGCTTACTTGTACCCTGCGTGGTTTGGGCAGCTTTTTtcactccagcacctccaccTTCAAGGGAATTCCTACAGAGACCTGGGGGAAAGCTCCCCCTTCTCTAGCCTGAGAAACCTGAGCTCTCTCCACCTGGGCAACCCCTGGTTCTCCATGATAAGGCAAGGGAACTTTGAGGGCATTGCGCTTCTCGACAAACTGTGGATTGATGGTGGCAACCTCAGTCAGTACGAGCCAGGAAGTTTGAAATCGTTTAAGAAGATAAATCACATGATCATAAACATAAGAAATACTAATGTATTCTCAGCGATTATCAGGGACCTTCTCCACTCTGTCGCTTGGTTAGAAGTGAGAGACATTAGATTAGAgattgaaaaagaaaccttgGTGCAGAATGCTACGCTTCCTTTTAGGATACAAAAACTTACATTTAGAGATGCTTCATTCACAGATCAATACATGAGCCGAATACTAGTATTACTAAAGGACATCACATCTTTAGTAGAGTTAGAGGCAATTGATTGTGTGCTTGATGGGAAAGGAGAATGGGATATCAAAGAAATCGCAAGGAGTGGGAAAAGTTTTGTTGAAActgtatcattaaaaaatatagtaattcagaattttcatttgttttttgaCCTGGAAGGCATGGAGTCACAAATAAACCAACTAAAAAGACTCACCATTGCAAGTTCCAGAGTTTTCATGGTAGCATGCAAActtgcaaagcatttttcatcaCTTCTGTATCTAGACTTCAGTGACAATTTGCTTGTAAATAATCGTTTAAAAGAGACAATCTGTGAAGGTGCTTGGCCCTCATTGCAAACTTTAAATCTAAGTGAAAACTCTCTAAAATCtctgaaaaacactgcaaattcTGTAACTCGTCTACCCAAACTGATTAATCTTGACAttagtcaaaataattttggtgaGATGCCAGACGTATGTGAATGGccagaaaacctgaaatatttgaatCTCTCCAGCACTCAAATATCTGAGGTCACCGCTTGCATTCCCCCAACGCTGGAAGTTCTGGACGTTAGCGCTAACAACCTGAGGGGGTTTGAACTGCAACTACCTTTTCTCAAAGAGCTGTACCTCACCAAAAACCAGCTGAAGACCTTGCCTGGTGCCGTGCCCATTCCAAACATAGTGGTTATGTCAGTCAGAGGAAACAAGCTCAACGGTTTGTCCAAGGAAGAGTTTGTGTCCTTCAAGAAAATGGAGCTGCTGGATGCCAGCGACAACAGCTTCATCTGTTCCTGTGAATTCCTCTCCTTCATCCACCACCAGGCCGAGATAGCCCAGGTGCTGGTGGGGTGGCCGGATGAGTACATCTGTGACTCTCCGCTGGCGGTGAGAGGGGCACAGGTTGGAGCTGTGCACCTCTCCCTGATGGAGTGCCACAGGTCCCTTGTGGTGTCGTTGATCTGCGCCGTGGTCTTCCTGGTCATCCTCGTGCTCGTGGCTGTGGGCTACAAGTACCACGCGGTCTGGTACCTGCGAATGACCTGGGCATGGCTCCAAGCCAAGCGGAAGCCCAAGCGAGCCCCGCCAAAGGACATCTGCTACGACGCTTTTGTCTCCTACAGCGAGAATGACTCCGACTGGGTGGAAAACATCATGGTgcgggagctggagcaggcCTGCCCCCCGTTCCGGCTCTGCCTTCATAAGCGGGACTTTGTGCCCGGGAAGTGGATTGTGGACAACATCATTGACTCCATCGAGAAGAGCCACAAGACGCTCTTTGTGCTGTCCGAGCACTTTGTGCAGAGCGAGTGGTGCAAATACGAGCTGGACTTCTCGCACTTCCGCCTCTTTGACGAGAACAACGATGCGGCGATTCTCGTCCTCCTGGAGCCCATCCAGAGCAAAGCAATTCCCAGGAGGTTCTGCAAGCTGCGCAAGATCATGAACACAAAGACCTACCTTGAGTGGCCTCGTGGTGAAGATCGGCAGGAGATGTTTTGGGAAAACTTGAAAGGAGCCTTGAAGTCGTAA
- the TLR2 gene encoding toll-like receptor 2 isoform X1 yields the protein MQYTSKMFNQMKYKSRITHNWQVWAIYMIFAANLSEEQVLKQACPSCGATEVCNCSARGLDFIPPGLTGKITVLNLAHNRIKHIQSQDLQQAVNLRALLLQSNNISSIDADSFRSLGKLELLDLSNNSLAYLYPAWFGQLFSLQHLHLQGNSYRDLGESSPFSSLRNLSSLHLGNPWFSMIRQGNFEGIALLDKLWIDGGNLSQYEPGSLKSFKKINHMIINIRNTNVFSAIIRDLLHSVAWLEVRDIRLEIEKETLVQNATLPFRIQKLTFRDASFTDQYMSRILVLLKDITSLVELEAIDCVLDGKGEWDIKEIARSGKSFVETVSLKNIVIQNFHLFFDLEGMESQINQLKRLTIASSRVFMVACKLAKHFSSLLYLDFSDNLLVNNRLKETICEGAWPSLQTLNLSENSLKSLKNTANSVTRLPKLINLDISQNNFGEMPDVCEWPENLKYLNLSSTQISEVTACIPPTLEVLDVSANNLRGFELQLPFLKELYLTKNQLKTLPGAVPIPNIVVMSVRGNKLNGLSKEEFVSFKKMELLDASDNSFICSCEFLSFIHHQAEIAQVLVGWPDEYICDSPLAVRGAQVGAVHLSLMECHRSLVVSLICAVVFLVILVLVAVGYKYHAVWYLRMTWAWLQAKRKPKRAPPKDICYDAFVSYSENDSDWVENIMVRELEQACPPFRLCLHKRDFVPGKWIVDNIIDSIEKSHKTLFVLSEHFVQSEWCKYELDFSHFRLFDENNDAAILVLLEPIQSKAIPRRFCKLRKIMNTKTYLEWPRGEDRQEMFWENLKGALKS from the exons ATGCAGTACACAAG CAAAATGTTCAaccaaatgaaatacaaatctAGAATAACACACAATTGGCAAGTGTGGGCTATCTACATGATCTTCGCTGCAAACCTCTCTGAAGAGCAAGTGCTGAAGCAGGCTTGTCCTTCATGCGGTGCCACTGAGGTTTGCAACTGCTCTGCCAGGGGCTTGGACTTCATTCCCCCAGGGCTCACGGGCAAAATCACAGTGTTAAACCTGGCCCACAACAGGATAAAGCACATCCAGTCCCAGgacctgcagcaggctgtgaacctgagagccctgctgctgcagtccaACAACATCAGCTCCATAGATGCGGACTCGTTTCGCTCCCTCGGGAAACTGGAGCTCTTGGACTTGTCAAATAACAGCTTGGCTTACTTGTACCCTGCGTGGTTTGGGCAGCTTTTTtcactccagcacctccaccTTCAAGGGAATTCCTACAGAGACCTGGGGGAAAGCTCCCCCTTCTCTAGCCTGAGAAACCTGAGCTCTCTCCACCTGGGCAACCCCTGGTTCTCCATGATAAGGCAAGGGAACTTTGAGGGCATTGCGCTTCTCGACAAACTGTGGATTGATGGTGGCAACCTCAGTCAGTACGAGCCAGGAAGTTTGAAATCGTTTAAGAAGATAAATCACATGATCATAAACATAAGAAATACTAATGTATTCTCAGCGATTATCAGGGACCTTCTCCACTCTGTCGCTTGGTTAGAAGTGAGAGACATTAGATTAGAgattgaaaaagaaaccttgGTGCAGAATGCTACGCTTCCTTTTAGGATACAAAAACTTACATTTAGAGATGCTTCATTCACAGATCAATACATGAGCCGAATACTAGTATTACTAAAGGACATCACATCTTTAGTAGAGTTAGAGGCAATTGATTGTGTGCTTGATGGGAAAGGAGAATGGGATATCAAAGAAATCGCAAGGAGTGGGAAAAGTTTTGTTGAAActgtatcattaaaaaatatagtaattcagaattttcatttgttttttgaCCTGGAAGGCATGGAGTCACAAATAAACCAACTAAAAAGACTCACCATTGCAAGTTCCAGAGTTTTCATGGTAGCATGCAAActtgcaaagcatttttcatcaCTTCTGTATCTAGACTTCAGTGACAATTTGCTTGTAAATAATCGTTTAAAAGAGACAATCTGTGAAGGTGCTTGGCCCTCATTGCAAACTTTAAATCTAAGTGAAAACTCTCTAAAATCtctgaaaaacactgcaaattcTGTAACTCGTCTACCCAAACTGATTAATCTTGACAttagtcaaaataattttggtgaGATGCCAGACGTATGTGAATGGccagaaaacctgaaatatttgaatCTCTCCAGCACTCAAATATCTGAGGTCACCGCTTGCATTCCCCCAACGCTGGAAGTTCTGGACGTTAGCGCTAACAACCTGAGGGGGTTTGAACTGCAACTACCTTTTCTCAAAGAGCTGTACCTCACCAAAAACCAGCTGAAGACCTTGCCTGGTGCCGTGCCCATTCCAAACATAGTGGTTATGTCAGTCAGAGGAAACAAGCTCAACGGTTTGTCCAAGGAAGAGTTTGTGTCCTTCAAGAAAATGGAGCTGCTGGATGCCAGCGACAACAGCTTCATCTGTTCCTGTGAATTCCTCTCCTTCATCCACCACCAGGCCGAGATAGCCCAGGTGCTGGTGGGGTGGCCGGATGAGTACATCTGTGACTCTCCGCTGGCGGTGAGAGGGGCACAGGTTGGAGCTGTGCACCTCTCCCTGATGGAGTGCCACAGGTCCCTTGTGGTGTCGTTGATCTGCGCCGTGGTCTTCCTGGTCATCCTCGTGCTCGTGGCTGTGGGCTACAAGTACCACGCGGTCTGGTACCTGCGAATGACCTGGGCATGGCTCCAAGCCAAGCGGAAGCCCAAGCGAGCCCCGCCAAAGGACATCTGCTACGACGCTTTTGTCTCCTACAGCGAGAATGACTCCGACTGGGTGGAAAACATCATGGTgcgggagctggagcaggcCTGCCCCCCGTTCCGGCTCTGCCTTCATAAGCGGGACTTTGTGCCCGGGAAGTGGATTGTGGACAACATCATTGACTCCATCGAGAAGAGCCACAAGACGCTCTTTGTGCTGTCCGAGCACTTTGTGCAGAGCGAGTGGTGCAAATACGAGCTGGACTTCTCGCACTTCCGCCTCTTTGACGAGAACAACGATGCGGCGATTCTCGTCCTCCTGGAGCCCATCCAGAGCAAAGCAATTCCCAGGAGGTTCTGCAAGCTGCGCAAGATCATGAACACAAAGACCTACCTTGAGTGGCCTCGTGGTGAAGATCGGCAGGAGATGTTTTGGGAAAACTTGAAAGGAGCCTTGAAGTCGTAA
- the TLR2 gene encoding toll-like receptor 2 isoform X4 — translation MMTRIWQVWAIYMIFAANLSEEQVLKQACPSCGATEVCNCSARGLDFIPPGLTGKITVLNLAHNRIKHIQSQDLQQAVNLRALLLQSNNISSIDADSFRSLGKLELLDLSNNSLAYLYPAWFGQLFSLQHLHLQGNSYRDLGESSPFSSLRNLSSLHLGNPWFSTIRQGNFEGIALLDKLWIDGGNLSQYEPGSLKSFKKINHMIINTRSINVFSAIVTDLLHSVTWLEVRKIAFSIPAEIHLLKVMSSSFAKKISFKQTLLTDATVPDIVSILADMPKLVELEIIDCRLLGTGRWEAQILANQSQTLRVLTIEKLSIEQFYLFTDLHTVEGLLSLVTKLTVENTKVFLVPCQLSKHLLSLQYLDLSANLLGDPSLEHSACKGGWPSLQTLNLSQNSLSDLEITSKSLSHLRNLILLDISQNNFGEMPDVCEWPENLKYLNLSSTQISEVTACIPPTLEVLDVSANNLRGFELQLPFLKELYLTKNQLKTLPGAVPIPNIVVMSVRRNKLNSLSKEEFVSFKKMELLDASDNSFICSCEFLSFIHHQAEIAQVLVGWPDEYICDSPLAVRGAQVGAVHLSLMECHRSLVVSLICAVVFLVILVLVAVGYKYHAVWYLRMTWAWLQAKRKPKRALPKDICYDAFVSYSENDSDWVENIMVRELEQACPPFRLCLHKRDFVPGKWIVDNIIDSIEKSHKTLFVLSEHFVQSEWCKYELDFSHFRLFDENNDAAILVLLEPIQSKAIPRRFCKLRKIMNTKTYLEWPLEEDRQEMFWFNLKIALKS, via the coding sequence ATGATGACACGCATTTGGCAAGTGTGGGCTATCTACATGATCTTCGCTGCAAACCTCTCTGAAGAGCAAGTGCTGAAGCAGGCTTGTCCTTCATGCGGTGCCACTGAGGTTTGCAACTGCTCTGCCAGGGGCTTGGACTTCATTCCCCCAGGGCTCACGGGCAAAATCACAGTGTTAAACCTGGCCCACAACAGGATAAAGCACATCCAGTCCCAGgacctgcagcaggctgtgaacctgagagccctgctgctgcagtccaACAACATCAGCTCCATAGATGCGGACTCGTTTCGCTCCCTCGGGAAACTGGAGCTCTTGGACTTGTCAAATAACAGCTTGGCTTACTTGTACCCTGCGTGGTTTGGGCAGCTTTTTtcactccagcacctccaccTTCAAGGGAATTCCTACAGAGACCTGGGGGAAAGCTCCCCCTTCTCTAGCCTGAGAAACCTGAGCTCTCTCCACCTGGGCAACCCCTGGTTCTCCACGATAAGGCAAGGGAACTTTGAGGGCATTGCGCTTCTCGACAAACTGTGGATTGATGGTGGCAACCTCAGTCAGTACGAGCCAGGAAGTTTGAAATCGTTTAAGAAGATAAATCACATGATCATAAACACAAGAAGTATTAATGTATTCTCAGCAATTGTCACGGACCTTCTCCACTCTGTCACTTGgttagaagtgagaaaaatagcatttagtATACCTGCTGAAATTCACCTGTTGAAAGTCATGTCAtcttcttttgcaaagaaaatttcttttaaacagaccTTATTAACAGATGCTACTGTGCCTGATATTGTCAGCATTTTAGCAGACATGCCAAAATTAGTGGAGTTAGAGATTATAGACTGCAGACTCTTGGGTACTGGACGATGGGAAGCACAAATTCTAGCAAACCAGTCACAGACTTTAAGAGTTCTGACAATAGAGAAATTATCTATagaacaattttatttgtttacagATCTCCATACTGTGGAAGGTCTATTATCTCTTGTTACGAAACTAACAGTTGAAAATACTAAGGTGTTTTTGGTACCGTGCCAGCTTTCAAAACATCTTCTGTCATTACAGTATCTTGACCTTAGTGCAAATTTGCTTGGAGACCCGAGTTTGGAGCATTCAGCCTGTAAGGGTGGTTGGCCCTCATTGCAAACTTTAAATCTAAGTCAGAATTCACTCAGTGACTTAGAAATCACAAGTAAAAGTTTGTCTCATCTAAGAAACCTAATTCTCTTAGACAtcagccaaaataattttggtgaGATGCCAGACGTATGTGAATGGccagaaaacctgaaatatttgaatCTCTCCAGCACTCAAATATCTGAGGTCACCGCTTGCATTCCCCCAACGCTGGAAGTTCTGGACGTTAGCGCTAACAATCTGAGGGGGTTTGAACTGCAACTACCTTTTCTCAAAGAGCTGTACCTCACCAAAAACCAGCTGAAGACCTTGCCTGGTGCCGTGCCCATTCCAAACATAGTGGTTATGTCAGTCAGAAGAAACAAGCTCAACAGCTTGTCCAAGGAAGAGTTTGTGTCCTTCAAGAAAATGGAGCTGCTGGATGCCAGCGACAACAGCTTCATCTGTTCCTGTGAATTCCTCTCCTTCATCCACCACCAGGCCGAGATAGCCCAGGTGCTGGTGGGGTGGCCGGATGAGTACATCTGTGACTCTCCGCTGGCGGTGAGAGGGGCACAGGTTGGAGCTGTGCACCTCTCCCTGATGGAGTGCCACAGGTCCCTTGTGGTGTCGTTGATCTGCGCCGTGGTCTTCCTGGTCATCCTCGTGCTCGTGGCTGTGGGCTACAAGTACCACGCGGTCTGGTACCTGCGAATGACCTGGGCATGGCTCCAAGCCAAGCGGAAGCCCAAGCGAGCCCTGCCAAAGGACATCTGCTACGACGCTTTTGTCTCCTACAGCGAGAATGACTCCGACTGGGTGGAAAACATCATGGTgcgggagctggagcaggcCTGCCCCCCGTTCCGGCTCTGCCTTCATAAGCGGGACTTTGTGCCCGGGAAGTGGATTGTGGACAACATCATTGACTCCATCGAGAAGAGCCACAAGACGCTCTTTGTGCTGTCTGAGCACTTTGTGCAGAGCGAGTGGTGCAAATACGAGCTGGACTTCTCGCACTTCCGCCTCTTTGACGAGAACAACGATGCAGCGATTCTCGTCCTCCTGGAGCCCATCCAGAGCAAAGCAATTCCCAGGAGGTTCTGCAAGCTGCGCAAGATCATGAACACAAAGACCTACCTGGAATGGCCTCTTGAAGAAGATCGGCAGGAGATGTTTTGGTTTAATCTGAAAATAGCTCTGAAATCCTAG
- the TLR2 gene encoding toll-like receptor 2 isoform X2 has translation MQYTSKMFNQMKYKSRITHNWQVWAIYMIFAANLSEEQVLKQACPSCGATEVCNCSARGLDFIPPGLTGKITVLNLAHNRIKHIQSQDLQQAVNLRALLLQSNNISSIDADSFRSLGKLELLDLSNNSLAYLYPAWFGQLFSLQHLHLQGNSYRDLGESSPFSSLRNLSSLHLGNPWFSTIRQGNFEGIALLDKLWIDGGNLSQYEPGSLKSFKKINHMIINTRSINVFSAIVTDLLHSVTWLEVRKIAFSIPAEIHLLKVMSSSFAKKISFKQTLLTDATVPDIVSILADMPKLVELEIIDCRLLGTGRWEAQILANQSQTLRVLTIEKLSIEQFYLFTDLHTVEGLLSLVTKLTVENTKVFLVPCQLSKHLLSLQYLDLSANLLGDPSLEHSACKGGWPSLQTLNLSQNSLSDLEITSKSLSHLRNLILLDISQNNFGEMPDVCEWPENLKYLNLSSTQISEVTACIPPTLEVLDVSANNLRGFELQLPFLKELYLTKNQLKTLPGAVPIPNIVVMSVRRNKLNSLSKEEFVSFKKMELLDASDNSFICSCEFLSFIHHQAEIAQVLVGWPDEYICDSPLAVRGAQVGAVHLSLMECHRSLVVSLICAVVFLVILVLVAVGYKYHAVWYLRMTWAWLQAKRKPKRALPKDICYDAFVSYSENDSDWVENIMVRELEQACPPFRLCLHKRDFVPGKWIVDNIIDSIEKSHKTLFVLSEHFVQSEWCKYELDFSHFRLFDENNDAAILVLLEPIQSKAIPRRFCKLRKIMNTKTYLEWPLEEDRQEMFWFNLKIALKS, from the exons ATGCAGTACACAAG CAAAATGTTCAaccaaatgaaatacaaatctAGAATAACACACAATTGGCAA GTGTGGGCTATCTACATGATCTTCGCTGCAAACCTCTCTGAAGAGCAAGTGCTGAAGCAGGCTTGTCCTTCATGCGGTGCCACTGAGGTTTGCAACTGCTCTGCCAGGGGCTTGGACTTCATTCCCCCAGGGCTCACGGGCAAAATCACAGTGTTAAACCTGGCCCACAACAGGATAAAGCACATCCAGTCCCAGgacctgcagcaggctgtgaacctgagagccctgctgctgcagtccaACAACATCAGCTCCATAGATGCGGACTCGTTTCGCTCCCTCGGGAAACTGGAGCTCTTGGACTTGTCAAATAACAGCTTGGCTTACTTGTACCCTGCGTGGTTTGGGCAGCTTTTTtcactccagcacctccaccTTCAAGGGAATTCCTACAGAGACCTGGGGGAAAGCTCCCCCTTCTCTAGCCTGAGAAACCTGAGCTCTCTCCACCTGGGCAACCCCTGGTTCTCCACGATAAGGCAAGGGAACTTTGAGGGCATTGCGCTTCTCGACAAACTGTGGATTGATGGTGGCAACCTCAGTCAGTACGAGCCAGGAAGTTTGAAATCGTTTAAGAAGATAAATCACATGATCATAAACACAAGAAGTATTAATGTATTCTCAGCAATTGTCACGGACCTTCTCCACTCTGTCACTTGgttagaagtgagaaaaatagcatttagtATACCTGCTGAAATTCACCTGTTGAAAGTCATGTCAtcttcttttgcaaagaaaatttcttttaaacagaccTTATTAACAGATGCTACTGTGCCTGATATTGTCAGCATTTTAGCAGACATGCCAAAATTAGTGGAGTTAGAGATTATAGACTGCAGACTCTTGGGTACTGGACGATGGGAAGCACAAATTCTAGCAAACCAGTCACAGACTTTAAGAGTTCTGACAATAGAGAAATTATCTATagaacaattttatttgtttacagATCTCCATACTGTGGAAGGTCTATTATCTCTTGTTACGAAACTAACAGTTGAAAATACTAAGGTGTTTTTGGTACCGTGCCAGCTTTCAAAACATCTTCTGTCATTACAGTATCTTGACCTTAGTGCAAATTTGCTTGGAGACCCGAGTTTGGAGCATTCAGCCTGTAAGGGTGGTTGGCCCTCATTGCAAACTTTAAATCTAAGTCAGAATTCACTCAGTGACTTAGAAATCACAAGTAAAAGTTTGTCTCATCTAAGAAACCTAATTCTCTTAGACAtcagccaaaataattttggtgaGATGCCAGACGTATGTGAATGGccagaaaacctgaaatatttgaatCTCTCCAGCACTCAAATATCTGAGGTCACCGCTTGCATTCCCCCAACGCTGGAAGTTCTGGACGTTAGCGCTAACAATCTGAGGGGGTTTGAACTGCAACTACCTTTTCTCAAAGAGCTGTACCTCACCAAAAACCAGCTGAAGACCTTGCCTGGTGCCGTGCCCATTCCAAACATAGTGGTTATGTCAGTCAGAAGAAACAAGCTCAACAGCTTGTCCAAGGAAGAGTTTGTGTCCTTCAAGAAAATGGAGCTGCTGGATGCCAGCGACAACAGCTTCATCTGTTCCTGTGAATTCCTCTCCTTCATCCACCACCAGGCCGAGATAGCCCAGGTGCTGGTGGGGTGGCCGGATGAGTACATCTGTGACTCTCCGCTGGCGGTGAGAGGGGCACAGGTTGGAGCTGTGCACCTCTCCCTGATGGAGTGCCACAGGTCCCTTGTGGTGTCGTTGATCTGCGCCGTGGTCTTCCTGGTCATCCTCGTGCTCGTGGCTGTGGGCTACAAGTACCACGCGGTCTGGTACCTGCGAATGACCTGGGCATGGCTCCAAGCCAAGCGGAAGCCCAAGCGAGCCCTGCCAAAGGACATCTGCTACGACGCTTTTGTCTCCTACAGCGAGAATGACTCCGACTGGGTGGAAAACATCATGGTgcgggagctggagcaggcCTGCCCCCCGTTCCGGCTCTGCCTTCATAAGCGGGACTTTGTGCCCGGGAAGTGGATTGTGGACAACATCATTGACTCCATCGAGAAGAGCCACAAGACGCTCTTTGTGCTGTCTGAGCACTTTGTGCAGAGCGAGTGGTGCAAATACGAGCTGGACTTCTCGCACTTCCGCCTCTTTGACGAGAACAACGATGCAGCGATTCTCGTCCTCCTGGAGCCCATCCAGAGCAAAGCAATTCCCAGGAGGTTCTGCAAGCTGCGCAAGATCATGAACACAAAGACCTACCTGGAATGGCCTCTTGAAGAAGATCGGCAGGAGATGTTTTGGTTTAATCTGAAAATAGCTCTGAAATCCTAG
- the RNF175 gene encoding LOW QUALITY PROTEIN: RING finger protein 175 (The sequence of the model RefSeq protein was modified relative to this genomic sequence to represent the inferred CDS: inserted 1 base in 1 codon; substituted 1 base at 1 genomic stop codon), whose protein sequence is MHGKHHGSESMRMEMVPVLIATLLVAQILHVQWKQRHCRWRNLVTLLQMWVVPLYFTVRPYWWRXLSMWGVLSVIAIQITFRATHKPPLGRTPQLVYKWLLLIYKLSYVIGIVGYLAIIFTLCRFSYFFRIESVDSMDFAVTQLFNRLYFRVMGRHFAGICSDYMASTIGFYTTSGIPKRDLSNDICTVRRQKIFVDIKEEGIIENTYQLSCNHVTPYTGFHEVSSICGWGIVGKNXTCPYCPEKDDVERMLSNPYPLPNKYAFDLAFLNHSLITY, encoded by the exons ATGCATGGGAAGCACCATGGCTCTGAATCAATGCGAATGGAGATGGTTCCTGTTCTTATTGCAACCTTGCTTGTTGCCCAAATCCTGCATGTTCAGTGGAAGCAAAGACACTGTCGATGGCGCAAT TTGGTCACACTGCTGCAGATGTGGGTCGTTCCTCTTTATTTCACTGTCAGACCTTACTGGTGGA TCCTGTCCATGTGGGGAGTGCTCTCAGTTATTGCCATTCAAATCACTTTCAGAGCAACCCACAAACCTCCCTTGGGAAGGACACCACA gTTGGTCTACAAATGGCTTCTCCTGATCTATAAACTGAGTTATGTGATTGGAATTGTGGGTTATCTAGCCATAATATTTACCCT CTGTAGGTTCTcttacttcttt AGAATCGAGTCTGTTGATTCCATGGATTTTGCTGTGACACAGCTGTTTAACAGACTGTACTTTAGAGTGATGGGAAGACACTTTGCAGGGATCTGTTCTGACTACATGGCTTCCACCATTGGT TTTTACACCACCAGTGGCATACCAAAAAGAGATTTGTCCAATGACATCTGCACAGTCCGCAGGCAGAAAATTTTTGTGGATATAAAAGAAGAAGGGATCATTGAAAATACCTACCAGCTGTCCTGTAATCATGT TACACCTTATACTGGGTTTCATGAAGTTTCATCCATCTGTGGTTGGGGCATTGTTGGCAAGAACTAAACTTGCCCATACTGCCCTGAGAAAGATGATGTGGAGAGGATGTTAAGTAACCCATACCCTCTCCCTAACAAGTATGCTTTTGATTTGGCTTTTCTAAACCATAGCCTGATTACTTACTAA